In Hymenobacter gelipurpurascens, one DNA window encodes the following:
- the trhO gene encoding oxygen-dependent tRNA uridine(34) hydroxylase TrhO codes for MEYLVLLYYCYTPIENPEQFREEHHRLCLRLNLLGRIIVASEGLNGTVSGRRADCDEYMRLIKADPRFAALEFKIEEAPAHTFQKLHVRVKSEIVHVGLPHIKPYERTGIHLSPEEFRDLKDQDDVVVLDVRSDYEHQLGRFKNAVTLDIENFREFPEKVEELEQYKGKKILTYCTGGIKCEKASAFLLEQGFEDVYQLHGGIIKYGLEAGGEDFEGKCYVFDGRVAVDVNSVNPSIISHCHHCHTPSDRMVNCANPHCNAHIPLCEACGQQLEGACSTTCQEHPDKRPYDGTGTYPKISNNYNPEQGLLSYRAPAR; via the coding sequence ATGGAGTACCTCGTTCTGCTGTACTACTGCTACACGCCCATCGAGAATCCCGAGCAATTTCGGGAGGAGCATCACCGCCTGTGCCTGCGCCTGAATCTGCTGGGCCGTATCATTGTGGCTTCTGAAGGCCTGAACGGCACCGTTTCGGGCCGCCGGGCTGATTGTGATGAGTACATGCGCCTCATCAAGGCCGATCCGCGTTTTGCGGCTTTGGAGTTCAAGATAGAAGAAGCCCCGGCGCATACTTTCCAAAAGCTGCACGTGCGCGTGAAGTCGGAGATTGTGCACGTAGGCCTGCCGCACATCAAGCCCTACGAGCGGACCGGCATCCACCTCTCGCCTGAAGAATTCCGGGACCTGAAAGACCAGGACGATGTGGTGGTGCTGGATGTGCGCTCCGATTATGAGCACCAGCTAGGGCGCTTCAAGAATGCCGTAACGCTCGATATCGAGAACTTTCGCGAGTTTCCGGAGAAAGTAGAGGAGTTGGAGCAGTACAAAGGCAAAAAGATTCTGACCTACTGCACTGGCGGTATCAAGTGTGAGAAGGCCAGTGCTTTTCTGCTGGAGCAGGGGTTCGAGGATGTTTACCAGCTCCACGGCGGCATCATCAAGTATGGCCTAGAGGCGGGCGGCGAGGATTTTGAGGGCAAGTGCTACGTGTTTGATGGCCGCGTGGCCGTGGACGTGAACAGCGTCAACCCCAGCATCATCAGCCATTGCCACCATTGCCACACGCCCTCTGATAGGATGGTGAACTGCGCCAATCCGCACTGCAACGCCCACATTCCGCTCTGCGAAGCGTGCGGCCAGCAGTTGGAAGGTGCCTGCTCCACCACGTGCCAGGAGCACCCCGACAAGCGCCCCTACGACGGCACCGGCACCTATCCTAAAATCAGCAACAACTACAACCCCGAGCAGGGCTTGCTGTCGTATCGCGCCCCGGCACGCTAA
- a CDS encoding DUF6691 family protein produces MKNFKYLVLGTLFGIILTKSEVISWFRIQEMFRFQSFHMYGIIGSAILVGMLSIQIIKRNHLKTLTGEPISIPDKKYTHGTWIGGIIFGLGWALTGACPGPLFAQLGSGAASAAVLILAALAGTWAYSALREKLPM; encoded by the coding sequence CTTATTCGGCATTATCCTCACCAAAAGTGAAGTCATCAGCTGGTTTCGGATTCAGGAAATGTTCCGGTTTCAATCGTTCCACATGTATGGCATTATCGGCTCGGCTATTCTGGTAGGCATGCTTTCTATTCAGATCATCAAGCGCAACCACCTCAAAACCCTGACGGGTGAGCCCATCAGCATTCCTGATAAAAAGTACACCCACGGCACCTGGATTGGCGGCATCATCTTCGGGCTGGGCTGGGCCCTCACGGGCGCGTGCCCCGGCCCCTTGTTTGCGCAGCTCGGCAGCGGAGCAGCCTCGGCGGCGGTCCTGATTCTGGCAGCCTTGGCCGGCACCTGGGCGTATAGTGCCCTGCGCGAGAAGCTCCCCATGTAG
- a CDS encoding 4Fe-4S dicluster domain-containing protein, which translates to MAIMITDECINCGACEPECPNTAIYEGGAQWRWADGTSLKEVEIDGGSVVSGVAPQTPISDEYYYIVSDKCTECVGFHEEPQCAAVCPVDCCVDDPDYREAQQDLLKKKQWLHQEA; encoded by the coding sequence ATGGCCATCATGATAACCGACGAGTGCATCAATTGTGGTGCCTGCGAACCGGAATGCCCCAATACCGCGATTTATGAGGGTGGTGCTCAGTGGCGCTGGGCCGATGGTACCAGCCTCAAAGAAGTAGAAATTGATGGTGGCTCGGTCGTTTCCGGCGTTGCGCCCCAGACGCCCATTTCCGATGAGTACTACTACATCGTGTCGGATAAGTGTACCGAGTGCGTGGGTTTCCATGAGGAGCCCCAGTGCGCTGCCGTGTGCCCCGTTGACTGCTGCGTAGACGACCCCGACTACCGCGAGGCCCAGCAGGACCTTCTCAAGAAAAAGCAGTGGCTGCACCAGGAGGCCTAG
- a CDS encoding nucleoside phosphorylase has translation MAIPESELILNKDGSIYHLNLLPDHISDTIITVGDPDRVPSVSQHFDSIETVIQKREFVTHVGYYRGKRITVISTGMGTDNIDILLNELDALVNIDFVTREPRPLEERIALRIIRVGTSGSLQADIPVGSHLVSEHAVGLDSLMQFYPLVETGLEVEVARGIQQSLQLDYRPYCVRGSDLLREQLGVGMVTGNTLTCPGFYGPQGRVLRLDLRLPNLIEQFQQFRHQSAEGEFRLTNFEMETAGYYALGRMLGHEVVSLNAIVANRASGEFATNSEAIINDLIIKTLDRV, from the coding sequence ATGGCTATTCCCGAATCTGAGCTGATCCTGAATAAAGACGGTAGCATTTATCACCTGAACCTGCTGCCCGATCATATTTCCGATACTATTATCACCGTAGGCGACCCCGACCGGGTACCGTCTGTGAGTCAGCATTTCGATTCTATTGAAACCGTAATTCAGAAGCGGGAATTCGTGACACACGTGGGCTACTACCGCGGCAAGCGCATTACCGTTATCAGCACCGGTATGGGCACCGATAACATTGATATTCTGCTCAATGAGCTGGATGCCTTGGTAAATATTGACTTCGTGACGCGGGAGCCCCGGCCGCTGGAAGAGCGCATTGCGCTGCGCATTATCCGGGTAGGAACCAGCGGCTCCTTGCAGGCCGATATTCCGGTAGGCTCGCACCTGGTATCGGAGCACGCCGTCGGACTCGATTCGCTGATGCAGTTCTATCCGCTGGTGGAGACTGGCCTGGAGGTGGAAGTTGCGCGCGGCATTCAACAAAGCCTGCAGCTCGACTACCGCCCGTACTGCGTGCGGGGCTCCGATCTGTTGCGCGAGCAGCTGGGCGTAGGTATGGTGACGGGTAACACCCTTACGTGCCCCGGTTTCTACGGCCCCCAGGGCCGCGTGCTGCGCCTGGATCTGCGCCTGCCCAACCTGATTGAGCAGTTCCAGCAATTCCGCCACCAGAGCGCCGAAGGCGAGTTTCGCCTCACCAACTTTGAGATGGAAACCGCTGGTTATTATGCCCTGGGCCGCATGCTAGGCCACGAGGTAGTATCCCTGAACGCCATTGTGGCCAACCGCGCTTCCGGCGAATTCGCCACCAACTCCGAAGCCATCATCAACGACCTGATCATCAAAACCCTAGACCGCGTTTAA
- a CDS encoding acyl-CoA reductase produces the protein MNHSDRLAAFVALGHYLAQLPEEEVTELAYRTRNQNPWFDRPNVEAAIKGIAHLLQEEPLRHWAGRYRPEPTTPRQIGVVMAGNIPLVGFHDLLCVLLSGHTLLAKLSKDDTLLMRWITDALLRLEPRFAERLQFVERLNAADAFIATGSDNTARYFEFYFGKKPNIIRRNRTSLATLTGRETGHDLGLLGADIFRYYGLGCRNVSKLYVPEGYSFTELLDSLAPWHHVLNHNRYQNNYDYNKSILLVNRVPHLDSGFLLLTENTQLVSPISVLHYSTYASEVDLVDQLTDVAAQTQCLVSAGGLYPGSFPFGRAQEPGVSDYADGVDTMAFLAELA, from the coding sequence ATGAATCATTCTGACCGCCTGGCTGCCTTTGTAGCCCTAGGCCACTATCTCGCTCAGCTTCCCGAGGAAGAAGTGACCGAACTGGCCTACCGTACCCGTAATCAAAACCCCTGGTTCGACCGCCCCAATGTGGAAGCGGCCATCAAAGGAATTGCGCATTTATTGCAGGAGGAGCCCCTGCGCCACTGGGCCGGCCGCTACCGCCCCGAGCCCACCACCCCGCGCCAGATTGGCGTAGTGATGGCCGGTAACATTCCGCTGGTAGGCTTTCATGATCTGTTGTGCGTGCTGCTCTCGGGCCACACGCTACTGGCCAAGCTCAGCAAAGATGATACCCTGCTGATGCGCTGGATTACGGATGCGCTCCTGCGCCTGGAGCCCCGCTTTGCCGAGCGCCTGCAGTTTGTGGAGCGCCTCAACGCCGCCGATGCCTTTATTGCCACCGGCTCCGACAACACGGCGCGCTACTTCGAGTTTTACTTCGGCAAGAAGCCCAACATCATCCGCCGCAACCGTACCAGCCTGGCCACCCTCACCGGCCGCGAGACGGGCCACGACCTAGGCCTGTTGGGCGCCGATATCTTCCGCTACTATGGTCTGGGCTGCCGCAACGTGAGCAAGCTCTACGTGCCCGAAGGCTACAGTTTCACGGAACTGCTCGATTCGCTGGCGCCTTGGCACCACGTACTCAACCACAACCGCTACCAAAACAACTACGACTACAACAAGAGTATTCTGCTGGTAAACCGCGTGCCCCACCTCGATTCGGGCTTTTTGCTGCTCACCGAAAATACGCAGCTAGTTTCTCCTATTTCGGTGCTGCACTACAGCACGTATGCCAGTGAGGTAGATCTGGTAGACCAACTCACGGATGTAGCCGCTCAAACTCAGTGCCTTGTGTCGGCCGGTGGCTTATACCCCGGCAGCTTCCCATTCGGGCGGGCTCAGGAGCCTGGGGTCTCAGATTACGCCGATGGCGTAGATACGATGGCCTTTTTAGCTGAACTGGCGTAA
- a CDS encoding NeuD/PglB/VioB family sugar acetyltransferase, which yields MENPVIILGAQAVGTAALDAFQSNDVVIYCLLDDDAKLQNTELNDVPVMGNTDDKELLKLLGKKCEVFVATEDTASRRSLTNMLREEYEVAPVNSIHQRASVSPHAWLGHGILVGPNAVVASTAKLGDGCIIGANAVVDGKVEVGDYAQLGAGAILNAEVSVGELAFIGAGAVVVAGVKIGAKARVGAGSVVVADVPANQTVFGNPAQKV from the coding sequence AGCAACGACGTCGTTATTTACTGCCTGCTCGACGATGACGCCAAGCTGCAGAATACCGAGCTGAACGATGTACCCGTGATGGGCAACACCGACGATAAAGAACTGCTCAAGCTCCTGGGCAAAAAGTGCGAAGTGTTTGTGGCCACCGAGGATACGGCTAGCCGCCGCAGCCTAACCAACATGCTGCGCGAGGAATATGAAGTAGCCCCGGTTAATTCCATTCATCAGCGTGCCAGCGTATCGCCTCACGCGTGGTTGGGGCACGGCATCCTGGTGGGCCCAAACGCGGTGGTAGCCAGCACGGCCAAACTAGGCGACGGCTGCATCATTGGGGCTAATGCCGTAGTAGATGGGAAGGTAGAAGTAGGCGACTACGCGCAGTTGGGTGCGGGGGCCATTCTCAATGCCGAAGTATCGGTAGGTGAGCTAGCTTTCATTGGTGCCGGTGCCGTAGTGGTAGCTGGCGTCAAGATTGGCGCTAAGGCCCGTGTTGGCGCTGGCTCTGTGGTAGTAGCCGATGTGCCTGCCAACCAAACAGTGTTCGGTAATCCCGCTCAGAAAGTTTAA